A region from the Vicia villosa cultivar HV-30 ecotype Madison, WI linkage group LG3, Vvil1.0, whole genome shotgun sequence genome encodes:
- the LOC131659795 gene encoding uncharacterized protein LOC131659795 — protein sequence MSRPVERIAEINDGKELWKIVVRIHHRWKVVSNSKEHFEMIFVDKLGDDIHAVVPAPHVSVFTEKCLLGHTYTVSNFKVVPYVLAFRASGHRYMIKFTAGTSVLDEDKHEIPAKSILFTSFSDIITGRFDKHVLIHVIGMVDSIGYAQTESGAKKQQISMMLRDHSNNMLNCTLWESYADQFIKFNKVRVAASLPTVVLLQYAKVKEEGKYPLSVTNTYNVSLLCVDADFPIMKDFIDRMPEESKVTLSDQLGGNSQYSSQSSENQQLTPVQKLFSKAVVLPIAEIIQLTDVTFCATVATTKLLVASPFGWFYRACHMCQSIARGDSPPFECESGHETMAEVLRYKIEIEVTHGGQSCNFVFWNRECEMLLGLSASQLRNTMIQLFK from the exons ATGTCAAGGCCTGTTGAGAGAATAGCAGAGATCAATGATGGAAAAGAGCTTTGGAAGATTGTTGTTAGGATTCACCACCGATGGAAAGTTGTCTCCAACAGCAAGGAACATTTTGAAATGATCTTtgttgacaaattg GGAGATGATATTCATGCTGTTGTTCCAGCACCGCATGTGTCGGTTTTCACCGAAAAATGCTTATTAGGCCATACTTATACTGTATCTAATTTTAAGGTGGTGCCTTATGTTCTGGCCTTCAGGGCATCGGGACACAGATATATGATAAAGTTTACTGCTGGAACGTCTGTTCTTGATGAAGACAAACATGAGATACCCGCGAAATCGATTTTATTTACAAGTTTTTCAGACATCATAACAGGGAGGTTTGACAAACATGTTCTGATTC ATGTCATTGGAATGGTGGATAGTATTGGTTATGCGCAGACTGAGTCAGGTGCAAAGAAGCAGCAAATTAGCATGATGTTGCGTGATCACAG CAACAACATGTTGAACTGTACTCTGTGGGAATCATACGCGGATCAGTTCATCAAGTTTAACAAAGTTAGGGTTGCTGCATCACTACCTACAGTTGTGTTGCTTCAGTATGCCAAAGTGAAGGAAGAAG GAAAGTATCCTCTGTCTGTGACAAACACCTACAATGTGAGCCTTTTATGTGTTGATGCTGATTTTCCGATCATGAAAGACTTTATTGATAG AATGCCTGAGGAGAGCAAGGTAACCCTGTCTGACCAACTTGGAGGGAATTCCCAATATTCCTCCCAAAGTTCTGAAAATCAACAGCTCACTCCTGTCCAAAAATTGTTCTCAAAGGCTGTTGTTTTGCCTATTGCTGAGATTATTCAACTTACGGAT GTTACATTTTGCGCTACTGTCGCTACAACAAAATTATTAGTAGCATCTCCGTTTGGATGGTTCTATCGTGCCTGCCATATGTGTCAATCTATAGCGCGCGGGGACAGCCCCCCCTTTGAGTGTGAATCTGGTCATGAAACCATGGCCGAAGTCCTTAG GTATAAGATTGAAATTGAGGTTACTCACGGGGGCCAAAGCTGCAATTTTGTCTTCTGGAACAGAGAATGTGAAATGCTATTGGGTTTATCTGCATCGCAACTTCGTAACACTATGATTCAG TTGTTTAAATAG
- the LOC131593375 gene encoding uncharacterized protein LOC131593375: MAMKVKWHPRWKNCSVVMIIKNDPIIQQLKEKWGTDEEPIPIQTVVPDTLEIKESVDEAKTDANEDCELVTDLEITSEHKPDAVTPGGKRHLPAASSESIDGELSSNKLKKIIKMEKID; this comes from the exons ATGGCTATGAAGGTTAAGTGGCATCCACGCTGGAAGAACTGTTCCGTCGTTATGATTATAAAAAATGATCCTATTATCCAGCAACTTAAGGAAAAATGGGGAACAGATGAG GAACCTATTCCAATCCAAACTGTCGTACCTGATACTCTGGAG ATTAAAGAGAGTGTTGATGAAGCTAAAACAGATGCCAATGAAGACTGTGAATTGGTTACA GACCTGGAAATTACATCTGAACACAAGCCGGATGCTGTTACACCTGGTGGTAAGAGACATCTTCCTGCTGCATCAAGTGAATCTATTGATGGGGAACTGTCATCAAACAAGCTGAAGAAGATAATTAAAATGGAGAAGATTGATTag
- the LOC131659797 gene encoding uncharacterized protein LOC131659797, whose translation MAVGKAVTSDNSVCHEPVVDDFSCHVEQPAKLQYCIWKQDVSNGKMAQSCLLEIPEHVVASRWLHGARFVDLVDWEREVRYECEVHHTEKGQMFLGRGWYKFAKERCLLDGDSMGFSVKDPISKEILITAVTDLL comes from the exons ATGGCTGTGGGGAAAGctgtcacctctgataactctgt ATGCCATgaacctgttgttgacgatttTAGTTGCCATGTAGAACAGCCTGCTAAGTTACAATATTGTATCTGGAAGCAAGATGTGTCCAACGGGAAGATGGCTCAGTCATGTCTTCTT GAAATTCCTGAGCATGTTGTGGCAAGTCGCTGGCTCCATGGAGCAAGGTTTGTAGATTTGGTTGACTGGGAAAGGGAAGTCAGGTATGAATGTGAAGTTCATCATACCGAAAAGGGTCAGATGTTCTTAGGGCGTGGTTGGTACAAATTTGCCAAGGAAAGGTGCCTGCTTGATGGAGACTCTATGGGCTTCAGCGTTAAGGATCCCATCAGCAAGGAGATACTT ATTACTGCTGTTACAGATTTACTCTGA